The genomic stretch TTTTTCCTGCCGCAGCCAGTTCTGCGCCCGTGCGCCGACCAGTTTCATACCATGTGGCGCGCCTGCCTTTTCCAGCAGGTCGAACAGGTAATTCTGCATTTCAATCGGATGGTGCAATTCCCAGCCCAGCTCGCCGGTATAGGCGACGCGGATCGCATTGACCGGACACATCCCGAGTTCGATCTTTTGCGCAGACAGCCATGGGAAACGCTTGTTCGACAGGGCGGTGGCTGGATCGGCATCCTTGATCACGGCGGCCAGCACGTCGCGGGATTTGGGACCGGCGATGGCGAAAACGCCCCATTGCGTGGTCACATCCTGCGCGTTGATCCGGCCGAATGTGGGTTCCTTGTCCTCGATCGCCTTGAACAGGTAATCCTGATCATAGGCGGTCCATGCCCCGGCAGAGACGAGGTAATAATCATTCTCGCCATTGCGCACGATGGTATATTCGGTGCGCGTCGTGCCATGGGCGGTCAGCGCATAGGTCAGGTTGATCCGGCCCACGCGCGGCAATTTATTGGTGGTGAACCAATCCAGAAAGGCGGTCGCCCCCGGCCCGGTGATCCGGTGCTTGGTAAAGGCGGTGGCGTCGATCAGGCCCACGCCTTCGCGGATCGCCTTGGCCTCTTCCACCGCATATTGCCACCAGCCGCCGCGCCGGAAGGACCGCGCGTCATGGTCGTTGAACCCGGCGGGGGCATAATAATTGGGCCGTTCCCAACCGTTCACGAAACCGAATTGCGCGCCACGCGCCGCTTGGCGGTCATAGGCGGGCGAGGTGCGCAAAGGCCGACAGGCGGGGCGTTCTTCATCGGGATGATGCAGGATATAGACGTGGTCGTAGCATTCCTCGTTCTTGCGCGCGGCAAATTCGGTGGTCATCCAATTGCCGTAACGCTTGGGGTCAAGCGAGGCCATGTCGATTTCCGCCTCGCCATGCACCATCATCTGGGCAAGGTAATAGCCGGTGCCACCAGCCGCCGTGATGCCAAACGAAAACCCTTCGGCCAGCCACATATTGCGCAATCCGGGTGCGGGGCCGACCAGCGGGTTACCGTCGGGCGTGTAACAGATCGGGCCGTTGAAATCGTCTTTCAGCCCCGAATCCTCGCAAGACGGAATCCGGTGGATCATCGCCATATATTGGTCCTCGATCCGTTCCAGATCGAGCGGGAAGAGATCGGCGCGGAAAGAGTCAGGCACGCCATATTCAAAAACCGCAGGGGCGTTCTTTTCATAGACCCCCAAGATCCAGCCGCCGCGTTCCTCGCGCACATAAGATTGCGCATCGGCGTCGCGGATCACGGGATGTTCGACATGGCCTTCGGCGCGGAATTTCACCAGCGCGGGGTCTTGGTCCATCACGATGAATTGGTGTTCAACGGGGATCGCGGGGATCTTGATGCCAAGCTTTTTCGCCGTGGTCTGCGCATGGTTGCCAGAGGCGGTGACGACATGTTCGGCGGTGATGGTGATCTGTTCCTCGGATGGCACCAGATTGCCGCCCTTTTCGACCATCTTGGTGCAGGTCACTTCCCAATGGGTGCCGTTCCAGTGGAATGCATCGGCCTGCCATTTGCGCACGATCTCGACGCCGCGCTGGCGGGCACCCTTGGCCATGGCCTGCGTCACATCGGCGGGGTTAATATAGCCGTCGGTATGGTGATACAGCGCGCCTTTGAGGTCATCGGTATTGATCAGCGGCCATTTCGCCTTGATCTGGTCAGGGGTCATCCAGACATAGGGCACATCGCAGGTTTCGGCCGTGGATGCATAAAGCATGAATTCATCCATGCGGTCCTGCGTCTGGGCCATGCGCAGATTGCCGACCACGGCGAAACCTGCGTTCAGGCCGGTTTCCGCCTCTAGCGATTTGTAGAAATCGACCGAATATTTGTGGATATGGGTCGTGGCAAAAGACATGTTGAACAAGGGCAGCAGGCCCGCCGCATGCCATGTGGACCCCGAGGTCAGCTCGTCGCGTTCCAGCAGCATCACATCATCCCAGCCCGCCTTGGCCAGATGATAGGCGATCGACGTGCCCACGGCGCCACCACCGACGACCAATGCTTTGACTTGCGTTTTCATGCTGACGATTCCCTCGGCGCTGCTTTGGGTGCAATCTGCTTGAAAGCCGCAAGGCGCGACAGAACCAGCCGACGCCTTGTCGTCTAATTGCGACAGGCGGACCGGTTG from Yoonia vestfoldensis encodes the following:
- a CDS encoding GcvT family protein, which gives rise to MKTQVKALVVGGGAVGTSIAYHLAKAGWDDVMLLERDELTSGSTWHAAGLLPLFNMSFATTHIHKYSVDFYKSLEAETGLNAGFAVVGNLRMAQTQDRMDEFMLYASTAETCDVPYVWMTPDQIKAKWPLINTDDLKGALYHHTDGYINPADVTQAMAKGARQRGVEIVRKWQADAFHWNGTHWEVTCTKMVEKGGNLVPSEEQITITAEHVVTASGNHAQTTAKKLGIKIPAIPVEHQFIVMDQDPALVKFRAEGHVEHPVIRDADAQSYVREERGGWILGVYEKNAPAVFEYGVPDSFRADLFPLDLERIEDQYMAMIHRIPSCEDSGLKDDFNGPICYTPDGNPLVGPAPGLRNMWLAEGFSFGITAAGGTGYYLAQMMVHGEAEIDMASLDPKRYGNWMTTEFAARKNEECYDHVYILHHPDEERPACRPLRTSPAYDRQAARGAQFGFVNGWERPNYYAPAGFNDHDARSFRRGGWWQYAVEEAKAIREGVGLIDATAFTKHRITGPGATAFLDWFTTNKLPRVGRINLTYALTAHGTTRTEYTIVRNGENDYYLVSAGAWTAYDQDYLFKAIEDKEPTFGRINAQDVTTQWGVFAIAGPKSRDVLAAVIKDADPATALSNKRFPWLSAQKIELGMCPVNAIRVAYTGELGWELHHPIEMQNYLFDLLEKAGAPHGMKLVGARAQNWLRQEKSYRAFGNELGRDATPLEADLPRFVDLSKDFHGKEAMLAKGIRSKCVTLLIDGPADADPWGREALYDGDTRVGRLTSGGYSVAFGKSIGMGYVKPEMAAVGTQLQVKMLDQLWPAVIVEDSPYDPQNAVIRQDG